Proteins from one Streptomyces sp. NBC_00390 genomic window:
- a CDS encoding helix-turn-helix transcriptional regulator, whose amino-acid sequence MTDTTEKPKGPNMTLDELLALPPTVNVVTAARALGISGHKAYALIKNGKFPVGVLPLGRTVRVPTAALLAVLGVTLPQR is encoded by the coding sequence ATGACGGATACGACCGAGAAGCCCAAGGGTCCGAACATGACCCTGGACGAGCTACTTGCACTGCCGCCGACCGTGAACGTAGTGACGGCGGCTCGGGCGCTGGGTATCAGCGGGCACAAGGCATACGCCTTGATCAAGAACGGCAAGTTCCCTGTGGGGGTGCTGCCCCTTGGCCGCACGGTAAGAGTGCCAACAGCGGCACTCTTGGCAGTCCTCGGGGTGACGCTGCCGCAGCGGTGA